ttagcttatttttatattgtttatttcaaaatagttgacagcttatttccattgacagcttatttttattgttcaaagaatgtgcgggagatggtagacaaaacccactgcaccgatggctccgaattaacaacttacaaggagaaaaatcatctcgtcggatttgtactgacattgagaattacaatatccacaatcaaactcctcaacattatggtaaatacgtgccactagtgcatgtgttcaactacggtaactactatggagataccctggtaagatttttactattacgacatccgtgcatcttttgcatacttctaaaactagtacatcattgctaactatgaagttattactatgttttcaacagataatcccagataattgtgtgcctcatttgatttatcagaaaggtagccttaatgttttgaacatacagccaggtcatcctacgaatctcaactgtccataccagacTTCTAAAACAAGTggggacatgaaaatcaaaggatggaaaaaatgtatggacagtcgcaaggaggttcttggaagcaaaagcaaGCGAAGcgtaagaattggagacaggatgatctccattctccataatggagagtcagggtccatattgttttatgctattttaccttaaatatggtatttaggtcctgcctaatactgatgatcatgtgctaagaacaattaagtagggttggttcgagacttgtaatgttctatcttagtattacttccgacaaactcgctactcgcggtctcgagacttgtaatgttctatctttgttcggtcttttgaattcggagactaatcttctattgtattcgatgaatctgctctaGCTGtggggtgctgtctatattctgtccaatattaTATTTTGTAACATATGCTAaattcagaaaagtaaaaaaacctaatattcatactaatgacgcatcaccccacagtgtgccattagtatgccagatactaatggcgcatggtggcctatactaatggcgcacggcgtggtttgccattagtatactagatattaatggcgcaccagtggtgcgccattagtaaaaaatactagtggcgtggtactagtggcgcaccagtaatgcgctattagtaggcaaaactggtgcgccactagtaggccttttcctagtagtgagaagaCGGCGGCGGAGGTCTGGGCGAGCCTCAAGGCGAGGTTCGTCGGGGCGGACCGAGTCCGGGCGGCGCGGCTGTGCACTCTCCGAGGGGAGTTTGAGATGCTGCGCATGGCGGAGGGCGACACGCTGGATGGGTTCGCCAGCAAGCTCGGCAGCATGGCGGCGCGCTACGCGGGACTTGGGTCGACGCTGGACGACGGCGCGATGGTGAAGAAGCTCCTCGATTCTGTGCCGGATCGCTTGTACGTGGTGGTGGCCGGAATCGAGCAGTTTTGTGATGTCTCCACCATGCCGTTCGAGGACGCGCTCGGTCGCCTGAAGGCCTTCGACGAGCGGCTGCCACGGCATGGACAGGCGGACGGCGAGCGAGCGGACGGCGCACTCATGTACACGACGGCGGAGTGGGCAGCGAGGCAACGACGCCAGGGAGGAGGCGGCATCGAGCGCGACGACGACGGCACGTGCAGCACGGCATCGGGCAGCGGAGGAGGACCGCGTGGTCGCTGCTACAATTGCGGCCAGCGCGGGCACTTCCGACGCGAATGCACGAAGCCGAAGaagccggcggcggcggagcaagTTCTCCTCGTGGACGACGTCGAGGGGCCGGCGCTGCTGTATCGTGGCTTAGGGGGAGTGTGTTAGGAATAAGCCACGGCGGGCATGTGGTCTGGGCATAGTCCGATCCATGTCTGGCATGAGTCATAGTCTGGGCATGATCTGGTCTGTGTCTGGGCATGACCCGACTCATGTATGgcctgcgtgtgtgtgcgtgtcggGTCCGGCCGTGGCAGGCTCGGGTCCGGCCGTGGCAGGCTCGGGTGCGTACAGGCGTGCCCGTAGGTGTGTGTGCGTGAGTGCGTGCGTTGGTTAGCGATCAATGCGGGAGGGTGACCGCGCCGGACACTGGACCTGGTCGCGTCCGTTCGTGTGTGTGCGCGGCGGGCGCGGGAGCCGTGGAGCGCGGGGCGTGGCGAGCGGGGTGAGTGGGCGCGCCGTAGGTGCGGCGTGGCACGCGTGCGTGTGCGTGTATAAGGTCTCCCCCGGCCTCTGTGGATCGGTGTGGAAAACGAGTTCGAGCTCGTGCAGAAAACTGAAAACGCCGTTGTTGCGGCAGGGTGTTTGTGCGCCCGCAAATTCTCTGTGTCCACCTATTCCTCCTTCTTCCTTGTCTCCGGTGATCACTGGTGACCCGCAGTTCCATTTTTGCACCAACAGCCATGTCCAAAAAAGTCCAAATGTTTACTTGGAGGCTCAAGCATGAATCCCTCGCACTCCGCACAAATGTAGCACGTAAAGGAATCCCTATCGCTGAGACAAAGTGCTTGTTCTGTGGCAAGGCTGATGAGGACGGGGCACACCTGTTTATCAAGTGTAAATCGGCAAAGGAGGTGTGGAGGGATCTAGCCATGAAGAAGGAACACATTGAATTAGAAAGAATTACGTCCGTGCATGTGATGCTTTATTTTCTCTGGGGGCTAGACATAAAGAAGCGGCTTCATGTGCTCACCTTTTGGTGGTTGTGGTGGTCCAATAGAAACAAACGGAGGGAAGGGGAGATGCCTCTTACGGCTGAAGAAGTGGCTCGGCGGACGACGAGCAATGTTCTTGAGTACATGCAGATATTTGGTAAAACAGCATACAAACTACCTCTAGACAGATGGCGGCCCCAGCGGAGTCTGAATATAAAATAAATGTCGACGGCTCTTTCATGCGTGGGCAGCACCACGCTGGTTGGGGTGTTGCATTCAGATCAATGGAAGGCAGTCTCCTATGTGCTCGGGCAGGGAGAATTGAGAATATCAATGATGCATTTGCTACTGAAGCTGTAGCTATGTCCCAGGCAATCAGTACCACTGCAGAACTAGGCCTGGTTCAGGTGGAGTTTGAAATAGATTCACAACTTCTGGCTGAGGCTCTGGACTTGCGCAAAGTGGATTCCTCGGTGTATACGGCTGTTATTGAGGACATGGAATACCAACTGAAGCTTTGGTTCTCTAAATTCTTTATCTCTGTATGTAGCTAGGCGTAGTGCAAACTCTATTGCTCACGAGCTGGCCAGTTTTGGCCGTATGTGTGTACCTGACCACTACATGGGGTGGGAGTCAGATGTACCTGCTCATGTGGGCGAATGTGTCTTGGGCGATCTGCCCAAACACCGTTAAATAATAAAGCTATGTTGCTTTCATAAAAATAAAATATAATAGTATTACCTCCATTTTGATCCTGCAATAAAATGGTAATATGTAAATAAGGAAGTGTTAAAATGAGATATACAAATGGTGCATTATGCCCATAATATTTCCGTCAATTGTGATTCAATTAAAACGTCAACGGTCCCCCTAAACATTCATTGTTTTCTCATATACGAGCTAAATGTCCGTGAGTTGCCACATACTAATGAAAAATGCTTATACACACTGACATGAGAGGCCAGTGGCAACCTGAATATATCCCTAGTCACTAATAAGCTCCATCTGCAACCCACACACCATTCGCCACTAGAAGGGACACTTGTCATTCTTCTCTTCCTCATCCTCCCCTACAGATTACCTATTCCTAGGCTCTTCGCCAACCCATATTGTTGGGACCAACCAACACCACAACAACATCATTGTGTTCATCAGCAACACATCTTCCTCATTCCTCGCCAGCTTTAGTTCTGTTCCTActtattttctagaatactcttccTGTTTTTCCTATTCTCCAACATCATGGACCACTTGGACGCTTTAGTTTTTCCATCTTATTTCTTGGAACACTCTTCCCTTCGACAACACCATGAACCACGTGGCCATTTTAGTTTTGTGTTGATATGCTTCCTTCCCCAAGTGCTCCACCTGCTACTCTTCCTCAAACAATTGCTGCTGTTCCTCCTCTTCTCTAGATTTCAAGAATCTGTCGGGAAATATGCTGAAGCAACGGGATACATTGAGACGGAAAACGTCATGCAGGTCCAAGATATTCAGATTACAGTACAAATTGTAGTAATTTAGCATGCAATTGCCCATCCATCATTTGTATATTATTACCCCTTTGCCCTACTAAGAACATATGAAACTAAATTTCCATTTCCCCTAACTATGATTGAAGCTGTCATCCCTCATAAATCAAAGTGGGGGAACATGTGGGGCAACACTACTTGACAAATACGCCTCGGGAAACAAATTATGTTAAAAACCTACAAATATTACATGCATATCTCTAGCATATTAAAAAACCAAGTTCTGAAGCAATTCATATAGAGTAGTATACATACATCATGCAGATGACAAGATAAGTATTTTTAAATTTACGACGGTGTTGGTTGGAGAGAGGCTGCTAAAGGAATTGAGGgtggagtcaatatgcgtgtgtgGGTTCCCAATATTGGGGTTTTAAATCTTTTTATTTGCACACGGGTGGGATTGAACGAGAGGGTGTTTTTAAACCCTTAGGTGGTGTTACGAAGCGAAGCGGAAACGAACACGGCATATTGACTATCGTTTAATAGTAGGGACAACAAAGATTTATTAATAGAGGCATCCACCATATTTTATATTTTGTTGAGATTTAATTTGATTTGAGTATGGATAGAAGAAAGCAAGGAATTTTTTTATTAATAGTTGATgttttggtaagatttgatttgatttgggtaTGAGGAGTGGAGGGCCAGGAAAGTTTGGATTTCGTTGAGATTTTGTTAAGGCTTGATTTTATTGAGTTAATGCATGGCGTTGTTTTGGGAAACTGCcgatttgattgagttaatgcatGGCGTTGTTTTGGGAAAGTGCCGATTAGGTTGGATTTTGTTTGGGGAAAGTGTCGATTATGATAGTATTCCAAGCAAAAATTAATAGCTTGGTCatagaaaaatgaaagaaaaaaacaaaaataacaaaACATAGGGAAAAAATAATTGGCTGATCATAGAAAAAATGAAACCGAAAAAAGGAAAGCAAAAATAAAACATAATAAAATGCGCGCACACGCCAAATGGGCCCCGGCCAACTTTGTTGAAGTCTCGGCGGAAGGTCAACTATATGACGCTCGCAAGCGTCATATCAGATTTGCCGAGAGGTTGGTGGGAGATGGGGCGACGCTACCAACTCTCCTTCAGGAGTAGAGATGGGCCGACCCAACTTTGATTATAGTTGATGCtttggtaagatttgatttgattgagTATGGCGTTGTTTTGGGGAAGTGTTGATTTGATATGATTTTTTGGGGGAAAGTGCCGATTCTGATATTATGCTGAGCTGAAAATAATAGGTTGGCCAtggaaaaaataaaacagaaagataGGAAGCCAAAAATGAAACATAGAAAGAAAGGAAATGTAAAAATAGGCGTCAAATGTGTTGGGCTAACTTGGCTGGAGTTTCAACGAAAGGTCAACTGTATGACGCTCGCAGGCGTCATATCGGGTTTGCCGAGGGGTTGGTGGAAGGTGAGGAGACTCTACGAACTCTCTCTTTAGGAGTAGAGAAAAATAGGCCGGGCCAACTTGGCTGAAGCTACAGCGAAAGGTCGCCTGTATAACACCCGCGAGCATCATATCGGGTTTGCCGAGGGGTTGGTGGGAGGTGAGGCGACACTACCAACTCCCACTTTAGGAGTATAGATTAATGCATGACGTTGTTTTGGAAAGTGCCAATTTGGTTGATTTTTTAGGAAAGTTTGGATAGTATACCGAGTATAAAATAATAGTTTAATCATAGAAAAAGTGAAAcgaaaaagaagaaacaaaaaaaagaaacatagaaaaccGAGAAATAAAAACCTGCACACGCGTCAAATGGGATGGGCCAACTTGGCAGGAGCTTCAATGAAAGGTCACCTGGATGGCTCTCACGCGTCATATCGGGTTTTCCGAGAGGTTGGTGGGAGGTGAAGCGACCGTATCAACTCCCTCTTTAGGAGTAGAGATTGCAATCGCGATATGAACATTCGATGCGTCCAGATCTATCCCAATATTTGAAACGTTGGCCAGTTAATATTTGCAGTAATATAATATTCTTACCGTCATTTTAGTTCGCGCCATTTAATCTTGCAATAAAATGATAATACCTAAATAAAGGTGTGTTAAAATGAGACATATAAATGGTGCATTAAGCCCACACTATTTCCTTAAATCGTGATCCTATTAAAGCGCTAACGGTCCCATGATCACTCATTGCTCCCTTAGATTGCAATCGTGGGATGGTGATTGGACGGCATCCGAGGAGTTTGGATTTGTCCCCATATTTGGAACGTTCGTCAAGTCACATTGGCGGTAAAATAATAGTATTACTTCATTTTTGGTCTCGCAAGAATATGGTAACATGTAAATAATAAAGTgttaattattttattttatttagaagTCTTTAAATTGGTCCCTCAAACGTGGCACAATACGAGTAACGGCTTAATAAAGTCGCTCCAGCTGTTGACAATGAATACATAGGGGCCCGTCCTTTCGTTCCCAAAACAAAACCCCTGCTCACAGAGGACTCTCCATGCCTTCTCCCCTTCCCACGCACGGCCAGGGTCCAATCCAAGGTGATACACAAGCCTCTGCTGGAGGCTTCCACTCCTCCCCGTCTCTCGCCGACCAGGGCACTAAGTTCTCAAAGGTACATCTCACTATCTCGAGTTAGGGCTTTTGGTAGATCTGTATTGTCCGACTCTGGTCTAAAAACTGCAAACATGTATGGATACTTGGATCCGATGCGCACTTCTTTGCTGCATGCTTTTGCATCTGTTAACGGGGGCATGATTGGGGGTAGGTGGGTTGTTAACGTTTTGTCATTGTTCCAGATTGCAACTTCTCCTAACCAGTTTTTTCTTTTTGACAAAGATGGTCCATCTGAAATTGTTTCTTCACTTGATCTAATCTTGCTAATGGAGTTTTTCGACCCGATCTAAAAATTAAAAATGTTTTGCAATACTTGCCTCCGATGTTCATCTCagcatgttttttattttttgaatccaCCTCAGCATGTTCTTGAGAAACAATTGGCATCTCTATTTTCCCGATTGAAGCTCTACTTAacttatttttatttcttgctgaTCCGAGCTGCACACTGGTGTTGTGAAAAATATAAATCTTCAGTGATATATGCATACTTAGCTCCGATTTCCACTCGCTTGACCATATACATGAATAAAATTTTATTTGTTCAACATATACCTTCTTATTTAAAAGAACACTCTCTGGATTTCTCATCTAAAAGAAAGAGGACTACTGTGAGTAGCTCACTGAAGTTAGTCAATTCCACATGAGAAATTAAGAACATAATTCCTTGTTAGTTCACCATACTCATGATCATGAATCATGCTGCTGTTGATGGTATTAGGGGACATGATCATCATGCTGCtttatttaccataacaaataaatGGTGTTTTTTTTTCCAtcaaaataacataaatagatgGTGCTTTGCTGCATGCTTTTGCATCTGGTAccaagttcaagaagcatatgtatATAATTGATTTGAAGTTaaagaagcatatgttcggatggagTAGTTTGTTTCTGCTCTATAGATTGTTTTTGCTATTTCCCTCGTCATCTCTATTTCTTTGTGACGGCCTTAGGTATTAGAGTAGTTCAGCTAGCATATGCATTACAATTTTCTTATTGTACTATCTATTAATCTTATGTCCTGTATTGCAGACTTGCATCATGAAGGCTGCACAGTTTGGACCTTGGTCAGATCTTCCTACCGAACTCCTGGGCCTTGTCCTAAAGCGCCTCGATTCCCTAGCTGACCGTGTTCGTCTGAGAGCAGTCTGTCAACCATGGCGCTCTAATAGTATGTTGCAGAATCTCCCCCTCCCACTCCCTTGGCTCACCCTCACCGATGGAACCTTCCTCGGCATCCCTGGCAGTGAGGTTCACCGCATGCCTCTACCAGATGGTGCTCGTTGGCACGGCTCCATTGATAACAGGCTATTCCTCATGAGCTGTGATGGTGCGTGTTCATTGCTGAACCCTTTTTCCAAGAGCACACTGGAGCTTCCTAATCTTGCCAGTGTTTGGCAGCGCGAGATAGATAACCATGCTGAATATACTGATGATGCAGTTTCCTATAAGTTACTGGCGCCCTCGCCGCTGGAATCATCACCCAAGTCCCTTGCTGCTGCGTTGATCATCGGCAATTGTTATTCTGTTGATCTTTGTGTCGTTCAACCACCTGCCACCACTTACTCATTCAGAGGTATACGTACTGCACTGGGGGAGCCACCAACATTAGTGGACCTTGCATTCTTGGATGGAAGGCTGTACGTGGTATCTGGATTTTTCAAGCTTTTCGTCGTTGattttggtgagaaccttggtacTTATCCAAAGATGAAATGCGTAATTGACTCTGGTGGTGATTGTGGAACGCCTCAATACCTGTCTAAGAAGGTGCTTTATGGACTCAGCCAGTATTTAGTGGAATGTGGTGGTAGGCTGCTGATGGTGCAAAGATTTGCACACTCACAGGGTTTTAGGAATTCTCACACTGTTGGATTTAATGTCCTTGAGGCAGACTTGCGCACTAACCCGGGTCAGTGGAGAACGGCGAGTGATTTGGGTGGCCATGCCCTCTTTCTTGGTAAGCAAAGCTCGAA
This portion of the Triticum dicoccoides isolate Atlit2015 ecotype Zavitan chromosome 7A, WEW_v2.0, whole genome shotgun sequence genome encodes:
- the LOC119333093 gene encoding uncharacterized protein LOC119333093 — encoded protein: MPSPLPTHGQGPIQGDTQASAGGFHSSPSLADQGTKFSKTCIMKAAQFGPWSDLPTELLGLVLKRLDSLADRVRLRAVCQPWRSNSMLQNLPLPLPWLTLTDGTFLGIPGSEVHRMPLPDGARWHGSIDNRLFLMSCDGACSLLNPFSKSTLELPNLASVWQREIDNHAEYTDDAVSYKLLAPSPLESSPKSLAAALIIGNCYSVDLCVVQPPATTYSFRGIRTALGEPPTLVDLAFLDGRLYVVSGFFKLFVVDFGENLGTYPKMKCVIDSGGDCGTPQYLSKKVLYGLSQYLVECGGRLLMVQRFAHSQGFRNSHTVGFNVLEADLRTNPGQWRTASDLGGHALFLGKQSSKSLPAGECSGSQEDCIYFICDYPCPESSAEPLRDAGIYNVRSGMIMPLHSRNPAVPQRQAGQWGLTWFFPSEAI